AACTGTCATTCCACAGAAATTATAGATAcatgcacatatatataaaaaatcaaatcaaatcaaattttatttgtcacatacacatacatacagggtatgacatgcagtgaaatgctttttgcatctgtccggtatttaagcaaaaaaggaatgcaattagagatcaaaaataaaaccaaaaccaaaaggagataaaaaaataaaaagtataaactatatcaaatatgaaaatatatgtgaaaaataatgtatatacacaaatatacataaatgcgtatggtttttaatgattttcaTAGAccgaagtccactatcaactccttagtcttgctgacattcaggagaaaattgttctcctggcaccatctctccaggtttttagtctcctgtaggtaggccgtctcatcattgttggagatcaggcccaccacaacagtgtcatcagcaaaTTGATGATGGTGGTAGAGCTGGAAgaggccacacagtcatatgtgtacagcgagtacagcagggggctcagaacacatcCCTGGGGAGCGCCAAGGTGAGGGTGGATAAGGTCTGTTTGCCCACCCGTAcagcttgtggtctgtctgtcaggaagttggagatccattgATACAGCagagtcccaggacctccaacttagaAGTGAGCATGGAGGGAATTATGGTATTGAactccacaaacagcatttttgcacAATTCCCTTTTTAgcagtccaggtggctcatcgtagtgtggagaagatgagcaATGGTGTCCGCGGTAGAGCGGTTCTGGCAATACGCAAACTGTagtggatccagtgtgtctggaagtgatgcagtgatgaagtctctgactAGTCTTTCAAAGCATTTAATCACCACTGAGTCCAGGGCTACAGGGCAGTAATAGTTGAGGCAGGTGGGCTAGGGTTTCTTcaggacaataaagacacttatgtacgaatgctgttcatagactttagttcagcattcaatacgatcatccctcagcacctgattgggaagctgagcctgctgggactaaacacctccctctacAACTGGATACTGGACTTCCTGACTCGGatacctcagtcagtccggatcgggaacagcatctcaagcaccaccacactgaacattggagcccctcagggctgcgtgctcagtccactgctgttcaccttgctgactcacgactgtgcagcaatgcacagatcgaatcatattatcaagttcgccgatgacacgactgtggtgggtctcatcaacaagaacgacgagtcagcatacagggaggaggtgcaacaactaactgcctggtgtagagccaacaacctttctctgaatgtggataaaactaaagatATGTTtgcaggagagcacagagcaaccactctctgctgaatATTGACGGATCATCCGTAgcgatcgtcaagagcaccaaatttcttggtgtttaTCTAgcagagaacctcacctggtcactcaacaccagcgcaatcaccaagaaagcccagcagcatctctaaatcctatgaaggctgagaaaggcacatctccctccccccatcctgaccatgttctacaaagaaaccattgagagcatcctgagcagctgcatcactgtctggtttgggaactgtacgatcttgGATCGCATAACcatgcagcggatagtgaggacagcggagaagatcattggggtctctcttccctctatcatggacactcaCACCACATGCCGCATCCGCAAAGCTAGCAGCATTGTGGATgtccccacacacccctcacacactcttcaccctcctgccgtctggaaaaaggtactgaagcattcgggccctcatgaccagactgtgtaatagtttcttcccacaggccatcagacttctcaataactgaactgaagtgtactgagcacaacatacacacacatcatctgtatggactgcacagaccctcacaaaacacacacactgacacatcaaactgtttacatgctgcttacaatccatcaaactgtttacgtgctattttgcacacttttctgctgttttgcacaaactgtccaacatttcagccgtttttgcacatattgtgcaatatctcagccattttgcacatattatacaatatttcagtcatttgctgtttttgcacaattctatatattatcccaaagacctgctgctaagaaactgtgttcattctaatgttgctgcacgaaatattgtttgagcattcagtattcacatacagtattcacatacagtatttacactaaTCGGTCGATGCTGTTTCTGaaactgtttattgtcttttgtgtattgcattttttgtactttttgtattgtcttgggggtggcttagtggttaccacgtttgcctcacacctccaaagttgggggttcgattcccacctctgtcttgcgtgtgtggagtttgcaaattctcaccgtgcctcgggtgtttcctccaggtactccggttttctcccctggtacaaagacatgcatggtaggttggttggcatctctgtaaaattgtccgtagtgtgtgagtgtgtgagtgaatgagagtgtgtgtgccctgcgatggtttggcactccgtccagggtgtatcctgacgctccccgtgacccgagtagttcggataagcggtagagaatgaatgaatgaatgaatgaatgaatgaatgaatgtattgtcttgtaactttttgtctacactgtcttttgtcctgcactgtcttgtctgttttgtttgtcttgtcctgcactgtttgcaccaggttgcacagttgcactatatgtggctaagactacttacaagtccttagccctgtctttgtttttatgtagcaccatgatcctggagaaacgttatGTAATCGCTATgcactgcaacagctatatattaCGGTGGCCGTGAAGTGcataacaaattaacaaatccaaaaacaaatgaacaaatccgaaaacacattaacaaattcaaaaacaaatgaacaaatccgaaaacacatcgGTAAGTTTCTATTCACAAATTATACCCAATGACTTGTCGTTGgattttcggatttgttaatgtgttttcagatttgttaatgtgttttcagaattgttaatgtgttttcagaattgttaatgtgttttcagaattgttcatttgttttcggattttttaatgtgttttgcacttctcggccaccgtaatatatggttgaaatgacaataaaaccttcttgacttgacttaactgacttgggacaggaacaatggtggactgtttgaagcatgaggggacaaaagactgttccagtgagagactgaatataaataattcttacattattaacttaaaacacatacttactcaataaagatctttctgattctgattctgtttctgAATATCTCACTGAACACCGGTTATGAATGGTCAGCACAGACTTACCATAGCACATAACAGGACATAAGGAAGGAGGAGGTCCCAGTTTCATCCTTCCTCATCTACCACTTTTCTGAGCATACTCTCCAGCGTCTCTGAATCACCCCACCAATCTGTCCATCTGCGGGTGGTAGACTGACATCCTGAGGTACTTCTCTTGCAAAAACTAACACAGATCCACCATTAGATACCTTATACAAAGGGCTTACATGATACAAAGGGCTTACCTTGGTTGGTTAGGATATCCTTGGGGATCTCTAGTGTCACTAAGGTGCATTCAAGGGTGGATGAAATGATCCATGGCAACTCCCTCCAGCACCTCCTTCATGCTCATGTAGCCAGCTTCGGAGGATCCGGTACAGTCCGGTACAGCGTGAAGAAGGGAACAGTCGCAGTGAGAGAGGATTTATCGCATATATCGCATATatcgcatatatatatatatatatggctccCATTATGGGCAGAatataaagtaattaaaatgactatattccctaaattaaactatttatttacaatgactcCAGCACTACCAGGTTTAAATCACTAGATTCAATCGTCACTAAATTCTATTTGGAAAAATAAGACCCCAAGATTTAAATtgactacactacagaaaccaaaaacacaaggagGACTGGAAGCACCACATTTCTACCACTACTTTTTGGCCAATCATCtccaaaatatatacaaatggATTCATCCTAACCCATCAGAAAGCACATGTTGAACAGTCAATTTGTACAGATATTAATATTTCAGAATTACCTTTCTATAATCAGACAATCAAAAAGCATCACTGTTTTAAAACACCAACAATAGCCacagctctgacagcctggTAGAAATGTCATCAAATCATCCAAACACCCCTCTTGCACCATCTAAATACAACCCGATCTGGAATAACCCAGATTTTATAGTTAATAAGAAGCCACTCAACTTACGCACATGAGTAGATAAGGGCATCACACAACTTCAACACATCCTCCTTAATAACAACTCGGCACCATTTTCCCACTTGGTCCAGAAATACAGCATTGGGAGTAATTGTTTCTCAgaatatttacaaatcaaattaTCTATTCAATCAAAAATCGACACTCAGACAATTAATTTAGACCACCCCCCTCCAATCTCAGAACTAATTAATATAACCTCCCCAAAAAACTACtctccaaaatatataaaaataatatccaAATCACATTAAGCCTACCCAATGCTAAATGGGAATCAGACTTATCCATTGCTCCCAATGCCGCTTTCTGGACACAAATCTGCAATAATATCTACTTCATGGCAAAAAATGCCAACTTACAACTTCCAATAACGggacagaaaatatttaaaatgggttttactTCAGAAACATGCCAAAAAACACCCCAGACACCTATTTACATGCTATTTGGCATTGCACCTTAGTTATAAAATACTGGGAAAACGTTACTGATTCACTATCCAACCTTATGGGTTGTCACATTCCGCTGTCTCCCTCCCGCTGTATATTAGGTGACATATCCATAATCAAGttaaacagtacaaacagtcaATTACTCCTAGTGGCTCTAACTATCGCCAAGAAAACTATCCTCATGAACTGGAAATCAAGGAACACCATACACATTACTTGGGAAAAAAATACTAATGGAGTACATCTCCATGTAAAACTTGTCTACCTCcactcaaaataatacatcagaaTTACACCCTTCTTGGCCATCTCTTTAACTTCCAACAGTCATAAATCCACTGACCTTCTTTCTCTAaagcagcggtgtccaatcttatccggaaatggccggtgtgggtgcaggttttcattccaaccaagcagatgccacaccagagtctactaaaagccaagaacaactgattaaacaggtggaatctggtgtggcttctgcttggttggaatgaaaaccagccctttgtggataagattggacacacaaagacaaagaaaagacaGGGTAAGGGCATGGCATGTGTTGGACAGGTGGGGATGGGGATGGATTTTGGGACCCTGGGCCCCACAGCACCTCACCTTGATAGCCCGTTGTAATATGATGCTGGCGGGGGTCTATCCTATGCCACAGCCATGAGGGATATCAGGGGCAGCATTAATAACTTATTATCTGTATCAATATTaccattattaataatattactgttattatcatcattgctattacaactactactattatcattactataAATGGCTGTATCAATATTAccattattgctattactactaatatttttatttgcccTCTTCCTGATCCTTTAACCTCCCCCTCATTCCAGATGAAATGAGCATATTTGCTAATATCtttatcattactactactgctaatgcAATTATTACTATTTGTCATTTCTTATTCATTGggcttattattattgctattactattgttattgtcaccttcctcataccccattttccagttttttttgtgtgtgtgatattttgtcacatatacattatcgaaaagtgaaattcttttattttgtttttacggTTAAATTGTTTTCTTGCACAATGCAATTAAAGACAAACAAGTGTATGACCTTgaaatgagttttatttttgatgtttctgcatacagtgttttgttttaaaggtggggtgcacgttgtttgagaaatgcttcagaaaagtgAGTCAGGAcaactaacaaaacaaatgtgtagccaatgagcagaaaagggcatgtcttgtcaatatgcggcagtgttcagtgcgcatgcgagacattagccgaaagcgattgaaaGATTTACAcggtggataaaaacaaaaagcgaAACAAGgattacgataaggcaagaagcaagacccgtgttaatataggatacactggagagaactgaacgtcttccgcatgaaacggagataaacctttcatggtacaacacatAGTACTACAAAAAcgcatttgtattaccatagtattactcattgagttcatttattgataaaaatatcgcCTTAGCCAGCTGCCCCAGAAGGTTCCGCCattgcctgggttgcgtatgtatgtgtgagatgaagctatcaaaacaggggtgacaccaatttgggttaggggcatgtttgttttggtgatttcaaatgtcaacattggctttcaaacattgtgcaccccaactttaagtaaaatattcatttcattGCAAAGATGGGGACttttgtataacattttaatactcctctccctcttcctctccctcaccTTCAACGGAGTCAACACCAACTTCTTCATAATCCTTCTCTAGGGCAGCCATGTCCTCTCTGGCCTCAGAGAACTCGCCCTCCTCCATACCCTCACCCACATACCAGTGCACGAAGGCACGCTTGGCGTACATCAGATCAAACTTGTGATCGAGACGAGCCCAGGCCTCAGCAATGGCTGTTGTGTTGCTCAGCATGCACACAGCCCTCTGCACCTTGGCCAGGTCTCCACCTGGAACCACAGTGGGGGGCTGGTAGTTGATGCCCACCTTGAACCCAGTGGGACACCAGTCCACAAACTGGATGCTGCGCTTTGTCTTGATGGTGGCAATAGCAGCATTCACATCTTTGGGTACCACATCGCCACGGTACAGCAAGCAGCAGGCCATGTACTTGCCGTGACGTGGGTCACATTTTACCATCTGATTGGCTGGCTCAAAGCAGGCGTTTGTGATTTCGGACACAGAAAGCTGCTCGTGGTAAGCCTTCTCTGCAGAGATCACTGGAGCATAGGTGGCCAGTGGGAAATGAATACGAGGGTAGGGCACCAAGTTGGTCTGGAATTCAGTAAGATCGACATTGAGGGCACCATCGAAACGGAGAGAGACCGTGATGGAGGACACAATCTGGCTAATAAGCCTATTGAGGTTGGTGTAAGTAGGACGCTCAATATCGAGGTTCCTACGGCAAATGTCATAGATGGCTTCATTGTCTACCATAAAGGCACAGTCGGAGTGCTctagggtggtgtgtgtggtcaaGATGGAGTTGTAGGGCTCCACCACAGCTGTAGACACCTGGGGAGCTGGGTAGATGGAGAACTCCAGCTTGGACTTCTTACCGTAGTCAACAGACAGGCGTTCCAACAGCAAGGAAGTGAAACCAGAACCGGTTCCACCACCGAAGCTGTGGAAGACCAGGAAACCCTGGAGGCCTGTGCACTGGTCAGCCTGGAGAGATGAGGAAAGCTGGTCagattgatttttaaaaagaatcaattataattttataatgtaGCAACCCAGAAGATACTCACCAATTTACGGATCCTGTCCAGTACCAGGTCAATAAGCTCCTTGCCAATGGTGTAGTGACCACGAGCATAGTTGTTGGCAGCGTCCTCCTTTCCTGTGATGAGCTGCTCAGGGTGAAACAGCTGGCGGTATATTCCAGTGCGGACCTCATCTAAAGGAAATAACAATATCAAATATATTAACGTCCAGCGCACTGGTATCTGAAAGTCATGTGCCATAAGATCTTAATCCTACCTATGACagtaggctccagatccacaaacACAGCCCTGGGGACGTGCTTTCCAGCTCCAGTCTCACTGAAGAAGGTGTTGAAAGAATCGTCTCCACCTCCGATGGTTTTGTCGCTGGGCATCTGTCCGTCCGGCTGGATGCCGTGTTCAAGACAGTAGAGTTCCCAGCAGGCATTGCCAATCTGGACACCAGCCTGACCCACGTGGACAGAGATGCACTCACGCTGTGGAAACAAAAAGGACAGATGcatgacatttttattcttgCTGTATGCCATATTTGTTATGCTGTTGAACACAATATTTAATTTCTTGGCATAttaaacttgtgtgtgtttcaactGGTCTCTCCCTAAAAAGAATTAGAGACAGAGGACATCCACTAAATGTCTGTAACCTTATTAAGCGAGTAACTGCTAAAACAGAGCACAAAGCACTGGATGGAGACGAGCTCAGGCCTCAGCAATGGTTGTGGTGTTGCTATCCACCTTGGcagaaaatgttatttattcatcatcaatttttttgtccatttgtATTTccatatgtgtatttattttaattctcatCTCATTCTTATTGTCTGTATGTTGTCTCCGTTTACTGGAATTCTTGTGATCTGACTCTAAATCCGTTATTATATAAATCGATAAAATGATGAAGTGTGAAAGcttaaattaaacatattaccaaacagtgtaaataaaacGTCTGGTAAACTCAATACAAAAGCGACTAAAACATTATATTCCATACATTAAGGTTTAATAAACTTCCACATACCGATTCTAGAGACGtcataaaatatgaattaaGTAACCGTTAACTAGCAATTTTAATGGTAGACTAAAAAATTAATGCTTACCATTTTGAAGACGGTGGTTTTAAAGcgtatctaaaaaaaaaagcttataaaAGAAGTTGAATTCTCACAACTCGACCGTTATGCGTCTGTAGTGAGAACACAAAATGGTGAAATATTTGGGGGTGGAGCTATTTATACTTTTCGGCTCCGTCGTCATGAAGGCGGGACATTTTCTCTCCCTGGTTTGACTCATGTCACGTTGTCATTGGTGGAAAAACGCTAAGCCGCGCTCCATTGGTGCGTTTTAACTTTTGAATAATTACTTCCTCTGAGATAATTTTCAACTTGGGGACATAAGAGGATTTTTAAAGCCTCTTAACTTACAATATAGTAAGTTTTAGTCAACATAAGTTGactaaaacatttaacaaaatgaaacacaatattcagttcaattcaagtttatttgtatagtgctttttacaattggcattgtcttaaagcagctttacagaacatagaacaagaggttaatataaagaataatataaagattaatagaatacaaaattaatattagatatatttaaatgtgtatgtatttatcccctatgaacaagtctgaggtgactcaggtgtctgtggggaggaaaaactcccttagatggtaaggaagaaaccttgagaggaaccagactcaatggggaacctcatcctcatatgggtgacagtggagagtgtgattataaatatacagtctgataaatgttgtattgatgcacaagatcacatctcctctatagtatcacagagtccaactggagccgGTAGacctctagatgcctcaggattctcagagtctgcctcatctcagtggaggtccaaaattttcatcgcacggaagacgatcggagacAATAGCtcgaaacagagacagagaagaatAATAAGTATAAAAAGAGGTACAAAAAAGtatacaaagaaataaacacaaacacagactgaacAGTTAACTGTCATTTCatagaaatcacacacacaaacactgaacagttAACTGTCATACCacagaaagcacacacacacacacacacacacacacactcactgaacaGTTAACTGTCATACCACagaaatcacaaacacacacactgtgctgtgatgtatatgttacaaaataaactcttcttcaagcacacacacacacacaatatatacgtatatatatatatatatatatatatatatatatatatatatatatatatatatatacgtatacttatatatacgtatatatatatacgtatatatatatacgtgtatctatatatacgtgtatgtatatatatatacacgtatatatatatatatatatatatatatatatatatatatatatatatatatatatatacacgtatatatatatacatacacataaagtACAAGCAGCCTGTcttgtatataaaaaagaagcctttattttgtcacatatacattactgaacagtgaaattctttcttcacatatcccaacttaaGAGCTTGGGgtgagtgcagggtcagccatgatacagctcccctggagcagagtgttaagggccttgctcaagggcccaacagtggcagctcagcagtgctggggcttgaaccctgatccacTGCATAGTTGTATGAAtttatgtatgcgtgtgtgtgtcttaatgtTTGCAATATTCTTGGTCTTTGTCTTATGTTTGTAATATATGACATAAGTTTGTAATTGTCTATATATAGACCAAGAATATTACAAACATATTTAGTtttaacaaatatattaaatgtaaaacaagttaaatgtaaattaaattttagTTAAATGTagttatatatttgttataaaCAAGCTTAGTCTGAAATTGTATAGTcatacaaaatattgacacaGAAGCCTTTGTAGTACATTAGCATGAAGATtcatatacaatttttttttttttttgggaatcAATCAAAAAATAAAGGCTGAAACTGAAATATTAGTGATTTTAGTGAATAGTGATTCTTACCCAATTTTCTTGCTTGGTgctccattattattattcctgttAGAGGTTATAGGTTGTGTGCTACACTAAGGTTGCAGGGTATACTGATATTACCGTTACATTGTTtttacaggagaaaaaaaaatctacttacTAACTTAGCATAACTGTGCACAAAAAAGACAGGCTTTAATATCTCAATAACATGTAGGCAGAGAAAATTGTTTTGCACCTGTGGGAACCAGTCAATTTATCATTATTCCATTATACTCCACTCAGAGATGACTTCTTACAGGCAAAGCCAAAAAGCTTCAAAGTATTATACTTTGTTCAAAGGTTTATTTTATGCTTATAAAACCACCACTATTTAACTGTCACTCATGGATGGTACACATTGTGTCTGTAGCTTTTATTTCCTCCTTCAAGAGTTGACCACATTTACCAATGCCAAAAGGTCACTTCACTTTCTTAATAGAAATGATATAAACCTTTGATATTAATTGTAAAGAATGCAATTTTGAACCATCTGTAAAAGCACACAAACCAAGCCCAGGGTGTTTACACACTAAACAATTGCTAGAACACTGACCTTTCAGTAACAGGTGAACTTGCTGACAGAAATGCACTGATGCGAGACAGAGAACACAAAAGTGCAGAGAAAgctttttcaacattttattgTTCAGCTCCTGCTGTTGATGAAATAAAGtacaagagaacaaaaaaaaaaaagacaggtgtgacaagaaaaagaagaaaaaaaaaggcagagaaTATCGACTTAAtactcctctccctcctcttctcCCTCCACACTATCAGTGCCAACTTCCTCATAATCCTTCTCCAGGGCAGCCATGTCCTCTCTGGCCTCAGAGAACTCGCCCTCCTCCATACCCTCACCCACATACCAGTGCACGAAGGCACGCTTGGCATACATCAGATCAAACTTGTGATCGAGACGAGCCCAGGCCTCAGCAATGGCTGTGGTGTTGCTCAGCATGCACACAGCCCTCTGCACCTTGGCCAGGTCTCCACCTGGAACCACAGTGGGGGGCTGGTAGTTGATGCCCACCTTGAACCCAGTGGGACACCAGTCCACAAACTGGATGCTGCGCTTTGTCTTGATGGTGGCAATAGCTGCATTCACATCTTTGGGCACCACATCGCCACGGTACAGCAGGCAGCAGGCCATGTACTTGCCGTGACGTGGGTCACATTTTACCATCTGATTGGCTGGCTCAAAACAGGCGTTTGTGATTTCGGACACAGAAAGCTGCTCGTGGTAAGCCTTCTCTGCAGAGATCACTGGAGCATAGGTGGCCAGTGGGAAATGAATACGGGGGTAGGGCACCAAATTGGTCTGGAATTCAGTAAGATCGACATTGAGGGCACCATCGAAACGGAGAGAGGCAGTGATGGAGGAAACAATCTGGCTAATAAGCCTATTGAGGTTGGTGTAAGTAGGACGCTCAATATCGAGGTTCCTACGACAAATGTCATAGATGGCTTCATTGTCTACCATAAAGGCACAGTCGGAGTGCTctagggtggtgtgtgtggtcaggATGGAGTTGTAGGGCTCCACCACAGCTGTAGACACCTGGGGAGCTGGGTAGATGGAGAA
This DNA window, taken from Tachysurus fulvidraco isolate hzauxx_2018 chromosome 23, HZAU_PFXX_2.0, whole genome shotgun sequence, encodes the following:
- the LOC125140048 gene encoding tubulin alpha chain-like, whose product is MRECISVHVGQAGVQIGNACWELYCLEHGIQPDGQMPSDKTIGGGDDSFNTFFSETGAGKHVPRAVFVDLEPTVIDEVRTGIYRQLFHPEQLITGKEDAANNYARGHYTIGKEVIDLVLDRIRKLADQCTGLQGFLVFHSFGGGTGSGFTSLLMERLSVDYGKKSKLEFSIYPAPQVSTAVVEPYNSILTTHTTLEHSDCAFMVDNEAIYDICRRNLDIERPTYTNLNRLISQIVSSITASLRFDGALNVDLTEFQTNLVPYPRIHFPLATYAPVISAEKAYHEQLSVSEITNACFEPANQMVKCDPRHGKYMACCLLYRGDVVPKDVNAAIATIKTKRSIQFVDWCPTGFKVGINYQPPTVVPGGDLAKVQRAVCMLSNTTAIAEAWARLDHKFDLMYAKRAFVHWYVGEGMEEGEFSEAREDMAALEKDYEEVGTDSVEGEEEGEEY
- the LOC113641795 gene encoding tubulin alpha chain-like, with protein sequence MRECISVHVGQAGVQIGNACWELYCLEHGIQPDGQMPSDKTIGGGDDSFNTFFSETGAGKHVPRAVFVDLEPTVIDEVRTGIYRQLFHPEQLITGKEDAANNYARGHYTIGKELIDLVLDRIRKLADQCTGLQGFLVFHSFGGGTGSGFTSLLLERLSVDYGKKSKLEFSIYPAPQVSTAVVEPYNSILTTHTTLEHSDCAFMVDNEAIYDICRRNLDIERPTYTNLNRLISQIVSSITVSLRFDGALNVDLTEFQTNLVPYPRIHFPLATYAPVISAEKAYHEQLSVSEITNACFEPANQMVKCDPRHGKYMACCLLYRGDVVPKDVNAAIATIKTKRSIQFVDWCPTGFKVGINYQPPTVVPGGDLAKVQRAVCMLSNTTAIAEAWARLDHKFDLMYAKRAFVHWYVGEGMEEGEFSEAREDMAALEKDYEEVGVDSVEGEGEEEGEEY